AAAACCTTCTTGGAAAACCTCAATGAATCAACATGGCTACtaggttatatttatttctattgagTGAATTCTGCTTAAAACTTTTGCTGTGTTGAGTaggatatattttaatatttgtttgtaaatGTATGCATGAATATTCTACTATACTGTTTAACATTTCAGGTGATTCTGCTTATCCATTGCGAAAATATATGATGACaccaattttaaatactgttacTGGCACACCCGAGAGTCATTACACTGACGTCCATGCTCGCACAAGAAACCTAATCGAAAGGACAATTGGACTTCTTAAAGCACGTTTTCGGTGTCTATTAGTTCACCGCGTGTTACATTATACACCAGAGAAAGCAGCATCAATTGTTAATGCTTGCGTAATCTTACATAACATGTGTAATGAAGCGCAAATTCCTGTGCTTGATGAAGGCCAAGTGGGCCAAATGGATGAGTCCTCGGTTAATGTCTTCTACAATaatgaatacttaaataatgagCCTCTTCACCAAGGTATGCTTATAAGAAACAACCTCGTTCAGCGATTGTGGCAATCACCTGAAAatcaattgtaaaattaatataataaaaatagatacatTAACATTCaaacgaaataaattattttaaaattttcatttaataataagcaaagagcaataaatatattctattttagttaagctttttaaagtaatataaggacttttaaactgtttttttttattttgtgttcattattgtgagaaaataaatatatatttctgatTAAACAATGGTTTTTTGTGTATtaacattttcaatttaaaattacctgCTTTGAGTATgtctttaatttcattaatatctTTAACAAGCCTTCTCCACAGCtctaatttttcttcttttaacTTAGTTTGTTTTTGAGCTTCTTCAATTAGAGCTTGACGAGCCGCTTGAGCAGATATCTGCCTATTTCGTGTAGCTCGACGACGATGGCTGGTTTCAGCGCGAGGTGGTCTTTGGGATCCTGTTGTTGACTGTTGCCTTTGGTGTGAGCTGACAGGTTGTGTTAGTGTGGACGTTGATGGTTGTGGCAGTAGTGTGGATGTTGATGGTTGTGGCAGTAGTGTGGATGTTGATGGTTGTGGCAGTAGTGTGGACGTTGATGGTTGTGGTAATAGTGTGGATGTTGATGGTACTGGTAGTAGTGTGGAAGTTAATGGTGGTGGATGGTTAGTTATCTCTGAAGGCTGGGGTTCTATACAATTGGTATGTGAAATTACCCAGTCAGACACAGCTAAAATACTGTCTGTAAAGTCTGTATTTGTGTCAGGCAGGCTTTGTGTCTGCaagttggaaaaaaatatttaaaataaatgtaaacatctgatattgatatatattattgttatttacttATCTATTTATTCTTAACATTTGCATGTAAGGTGAAGGTGTACCTATAATGTTAAATCTCCCTCTTTgggtttttaaattgttaaaaattatcaaagaaacagaTGTAAGAGAGACAGAGATGCTGAAGCCCAAAGGGCAGTCAGGGTGAAGTTCCACTGTTAGttgttagttattatttaaattttatgtatacatataaacttACTGCTATAAATGGTTCAACTCTAATTTGGGGTAACCCAGAACCAAAGTCTTCTCCAAGAATACTTAAAAACTTTTGTTCTAGATCACTTATTTCTTTTGTTACTGGTTTTCCTCCACCAGTTTTGTCTCTTGATAATCTGTTTAGGTGGGCCAACTTTTTCAATTTTGACTTATAATCATTCCAATACTAAAatcattcaattttttttaaaatcatggTGGTGTTATTGTACaaaaattgatataaaacCATTTATCCTGAAAATCGCTGATCAATTAAACGTTTGGATAAATATATACCTTATTCCATGCTTTACAATCTTTAACTGCGCCATCCCCGTGTGCATTTAAACCTATCGCAATCTCTTCCCACATCCTCCGTGAAAATTCTCTCGCTCGAGCTGTTTTATTGTATCCGGATAATATTTctctatttttattcaaaaattccCACAAATGCTCAAGCTGTCTATAAGTGACTCTACGGTTCGTGGATTCACTGAAACATTAACAAACAACCTTATCTAGTTTTGCCtaaattttgaacaaaaaaataaaggaatCTCTTTTgcatatgtataaattatgtatgtaaaatactTACCTCatttttagatatataatttaatatataacatatagcaatttttaaacttataacaGTTAATACTTTTGAAACAACCGCGGCAAAGTTGTTAAACTTTGGCGCGGGCCGAAAAACGTTCAAAAATGTAAGTGTCAAATATCAAATCACCGGAAAACTTtatgcttaaaatattttattagaatatttttatataaataattataattttctaaatCTTAATAGCTTAGTGTGattgatagattatttaaaataatgttatatttaatttatttttatagaaacatcTGTCGAAGTAAGTTTGACAGTTTAATTTCTAAACTTACATAGAaaccacaaacaaaattatcgttCTTTCATTCGGTCTTGCGATGCTAATACGGTTCAGCTTATAGGCGGTCATGGTACGAAAAAATGCGATTGACTTTAGGTACCTAAACTCAACTGCATCTCAACTGGattgttttaagaaagttCATGGTAGGCCCCCAGGTCTCAGATCACGACTTATGCCTTACAAACCAAAGAAATCTTTTCGAAATTGAATCTTATGTCTCTATAATAAGGACTAAAATATACAAGCAAGAATAATCCTTCCTCGACATCGCAGGCATTCCTTGTCAGGTATTAGGTATATGAATAGTGGAAACGtagaattattttgtttacagattcctttttttgtttacatagCTTACGTTTATATTCTGTATCTGGTTAATGAACATTCATTTTTTTCTAGTAGCCAGTAGGCCTGACACGCCGCGTTggctttttgtgtctaaggcacggtttcctcacggtgttttctttcaccgtatGAGCCAGTGCTAAATGTGCATATAGCAGGAAAATCTATTGGTGCTCAGCCGGGactcgaacctacaacctcagggataagatgTTTGTGCGCTGatgctactaggccaacaaaaGATAGTGCATTCTAAAAACTAATCAATGTAATCAAAACActgttatgttttttaaagtcaTGATAATGATGGAAATACCTAATCAGTATCTAAGTCTCTGGTGTTAAAGACagatgttaaatatatttttttcaataaatactCTATGCATCAATAATAGAACCACCGTGACGTGCCAAGTAtttgtgaaaatatttttttaaatttgaatttcgaacaagaatgaattttaaatttgaatacttATATAAGAACTCTCCGTGAActctaaactaaatttaattatgcatttcaaagtaaaactactctcaaaattaaattattcaaaatgaatttctaagttaaatatattatgaaatattttcgcGTAGTCAGTACATAAATCTAGACTATTTTCGCGAGCCTTTTATGTATGGTGAATGTGTGGATTTCAGTAGAATTTATGAGCAGTCCCTTTTACGCTCCGGCTTTGAATTTCTTCCATTTAAGTTTATATAGTAtacttaaaacataaaattatataaaattgtaattacttTTACGACGTTGTAAAACAGTGATTTTAATAGGTTTCCTATCTAATAGGTAATTATAcagtagattttaattttgtttattatatccaAGCGGAAGAGACGTGATCAGTTAGTCTTCTAcctcataaaaaaatctagtattcatttaatttattattgccTCGTTTTGTAGTGTTGACCAAGTGATTAGAGCGTGTGGTATcccagaggtcgtaggttcgaacccatGCACATTTAACAGTATCGTATATtgatggttgcagctccttacaaacttgttgtgtataacaaaaacttggcgattaaaaaaagtggcggagagtttattttagatttggcagtaaatgtaaaattagaagcatttaatgtatatttcttcttttttgAGGTTcataagtgtgtgtgtgtgtaggtaacacaattacctacattaataaatgatttttgtttgtttgtttgacgGAACTTATCGTGAAGAAATATACTTCCATGGACTACTTGTGTCAGACATAGAAGACTGATCACTAGCCTATGAAAAATATCTAGCAGATACACAAATTTGAGAACCAACTATTGTAGCGTCACTAATTCTTTTATGCTTCATTAACCATGATTGCGAATATCGCGATGAactaacagtttttttttaaattagcaGTTCCTAGATTAGCGAATTCAACCAAACAAACTTTTCAAC
Above is a genomic segment from Pieris napi chromosome 7, ilPieNapi1.2, whole genome shotgun sequence containing:
- the LOC125051420 gene encoding uncharacterized protein LOC125051420 gives rise to the protein MWEEIAIGLNAHGDGAVKDCKAWNKYWNDYKSKLKKLAHLNRLSRDKTGGGKPVTKEISDLEQKFLSILGEDFGSGLPQIRVEPFIATQSLPDTNTDFTDSILAVSDWVISHTNCIEPQPSEITNHPPPLTSTLLPVPSTSTLLPQPSTSTLLPQPSTSTLLPQPSTSTLLPQPSTSTLTQPVSSHQRQQSTTGSQRPPRAETSHRRRATRNRQISAQAARQALIEEAQKQTKLKEEKLELWRRLVKDINEIKDILKAGNFKLKMLIHKKPLFNQKYIFIFSQ